A DNA window from Arachis hypogaea cultivar Tifrunner chromosome 18, arahy.Tifrunner.gnm2.J5K5, whole genome shotgun sequence contains the following coding sequences:
- the LOC112770217 gene encoding uncharacterized mitochondrial protein AtMg00860-like, translating into MSFGLTNAPAIFMDYMNRIFRPYLDKFVVVFINDILIYSKTEEEHKDHLWIMLQILKERKLYAKLTKCEFWKSEVKFLGHVVSKQGIAVDPAKVEAVMNWERPTSVTKIRSFLGLVGYYQRFIKGFSQLALPLTKPTRKDAPFVWTPECEGSFQALKQRLTTAPVLVFPELSESFEVYCDASLKGLGCVLM; encoded by the coding sequence ATGTCCTTCGGGTTAACCAACGCTCCGGCAATATTCATGGACTACATGAATAGAATTTTCCGTCCGTACTTGGATAAGTTTGTTGTCGTCTTCATTAATGACATTCTTATTTACTCCAAGACAGAAGAGGAGCATAAGGATCATTTGTGGATTATGCTACAAATCTTGAAGGAAAGAAAACTGTACGCTAAGTTAACTAAAtgcgagttctggaagagtgaggtaaaATTTCTTGGCCACGTGGTAAGCAAGCAAGGaatagctgtggatcctgctaaaGTTGAggcagtgatgaattgggagcgaccaacttctGTGACGAAGATTAGAAGTTTTCTAGGTTTGGTGGGTTATTATCAGAGGTTCATTAAAGGGTTTTCACaactcgccttacctttaaccAAGCCGACTAGGAAGGATGCGCCGTTTGTCTGGACTCCAGAGTGTGAGGGGAGTTTTCAAGCATTGAAGCAGaggttgaccactgcacctgtgttggtgTTCCCTGAGCTGAGTGAATCGttcgaggtgtactgtgatgcatccttGAAGGGTCTGGGGTGTGTACTGATGTAG